In Pleurocapsa sp. PCC 7319, the following are encoded in one genomic region:
- a CDS encoding alpha-amylase, whose amino-acid sequence MSQVNGVMMQYFHWYIPPDGTLWTEVTTIAKDLAKVGITALWLPPAYKGSGGGYDVGYGVYDLFDLGEFEQKGSTRTKYGTKQEYLQAIKATQKAGLQVYADVVLNHRNGGDEMEKVQAVPVAWDNRNHELGGYREIEVYTKYTFPGRGDKYSSFKWNAKHFDSINHNAYDWNDHNIYRIHDKNFETDVDPRHGNYDFLMACDLDMRSQEVRDELRDWAKWYFETTGIDGIRIDAVKHISFLFFNGWLDYVRELPTTDRNMFAVGEYWSDDIEALHRYITNTEGRMSLFDVPLHYNFHRASKSGEHYDLRQIFDNTLVQQQPSLAVTFVENHDSQPLQALESPVEPWFKPLAYALILLRRAGYPCIFYGDYFGAQYKDKGRDGQEYEIWLNDHHWIIDKLLYVRKNYAYGEQYDYFDDANLIGWTRLGDAEHPQAIAVVLSNGWGGSKWMEVGKPNTTFYDITEHIPDQVTTNEYGWGEFSCKGGSMSIWVSK is encoded by the coding sequence ATGTCTCAGGTAAACGGTGTGATGATGCAATATTTCCATTGGTATATTCCTCCTGATGGAACTTTGTGGACAGAAGTAACTACTATAGCCAAAGACCTAGCTAAAGTAGGTATAACTGCGTTGTGGCTACCTCCAGCCTATAAAGGCAGTGGCGGAGGCTATGATGTTGGTTATGGTGTGTATGACTTATTTGATTTAGGAGAGTTTGAACAAAAAGGTTCAACTCGAACGAAATACGGTACTAAGCAAGAATATTTACAAGCAATCAAAGCAACACAGAAAGCTGGACTACAAGTTTATGCTGATGTGGTTTTAAATCATCGTAATGGTGGAGATGAAATGGAAAAGGTTCAAGCTGTACCTGTAGCCTGGGATAATCGCAATCATGAACTTGGCGGCTATCGAGAAATAGAAGTTTACACCAAATACACTTTTCCTGGTCGTGGAGATAAGTATTCTAGCTTTAAATGGAATGCGAAGCATTTTGATTCTATTAATCACAATGCCTACGACTGGAATGACCATAACATATACCGTATTCATGATAAAAACTTTGAAACTGATGTTGACCCTAGACACGGTAATTATGACTTTTTAATGGCTTGTGACCTTGACATGCGCAGCCAAGAAGTTCGTGATGAGTTAAGGGATTGGGCTAAATGGTATTTCGAGACTACGGGAATAGATGGTATTCGCATTGATGCTGTTAAGCATATTAGCTTTCTCTTTTTTAATGGCTGGTTAGATTATGTGCGAGAACTCCCTACTACTGATCGGAATATGTTTGCTGTGGGTGAATATTGGTCAGATGATATCGAGGCCTTACACCGTTATATTACGAATACTGAAGGTAGAATGTCTTTGTTTGATGTGCCACTGCACTATAACTTTCATCGTGCTAGCAAAAGTGGCGAACACTATGATTTAAGGCAAATCTTTGACAATACTTTAGTACAGCAGCAGCCTAGCTTAGCAGTAACTTTTGTCGAGAACCATGATTCTCAACCGTTGCAAGCTCTAGAATCTCCTGTAGAGCCTTGGTTCAAACCTTTAGCTTATGCCTTGATTTTATTGAGACGAGCAGGCTATCCTTGTATCTTTTACGGAGATTATTTTGGCGCACAATATAAAGATAAAGGCAGAGATGGTCAAGAATATGAAATTTGGCTCAATGATCATCATTGGATCATAGATAAATTACTTTATGTTCGCAAAAATTATGCTTATGGCGAGCAGTACGATTATTTTGATGACGCCAATCTCATTGGCTGGACTAGATTAGGAGATGCGGAACATCCTCAGGCGATCGCTGTAGTTCTCAGTAATGGCTGGGGAGGCAGTAAATGGATGGAAGTAGGTAAACCCAATACTACTTTCTACGACATCACTGAACATATACCCGATCAAGTGACTACCAATGAATATGGATGGGGAGAGTTTAGCTGTAAAGGTGGCTCGATGTCTATTTGGGTTTCTAAATAA
- a CDS encoding class I SAM-dependent methyltransferase, whose protein sequence is MTSSTNKIKPDWAGEDLLSRFVNLLIQIKPIYGIMQSQARQVLIKTAEKNGIPWRKNYQELEQSGAKSLLATLTNPDLVYPEYYQVPFHAYDRGNLCWQAAFEAASATYSMGLRVWKNENLSWQEAQQRLRHSCYQILEQYTPTRVTDILDLGCSVGVSTLALHRYFSQKQDSAINAIGLDLSPYMLAVAQTTDTQQEISQWLHGLGESTGLADNSLDLVTLQFVIHELPRQATKQIFREVFRILKPGGVIGIVDNNPASPVIQGLPPVLFTLMKSTEPWSDDYYTFDVEAAIQEAGFDYQTTVASDPRHRTIIGIKPN, encoded by the coding sequence GTGACATCTTCGACTAATAAAATAAAACCAGATTGGGCTGGAGAGGATCTACTGTCTCGCTTCGTTAACCTGTTGATTCAAATCAAACCAATATATGGCATTATGCAAAGTCAGGCGCGGCAAGTATTAATTAAAACTGCCGAAAAAAACGGAATTCCCTGGCGCAAGAATTATCAAGAACTAGAACAATCTGGAGCAAAAAGCTTATTAGCTACTCTGACAAATCCCGACCTAGTTTATCCCGAATACTATCAAGTGCCTTTTCATGCTTATGATCGGGGAAATCTCTGTTGGCAAGCCGCTTTTGAAGCAGCTTCAGCAACTTACTCGATGGGCTTACGGGTCTGGAAAAACGAAAATCTTAGTTGGCAGGAAGCACAACAAAGGCTACGTCATAGTTGCTATCAGATATTGGAACAATATACCCCTACAAGAGTTACCGATATCCTTGATTTAGGTTGCTCGGTGGGAGTTTCTACTTTGGCTTTACACCGTTATTTTTCCCAGAAACAAGATAGTGCTATTAATGCGATCGGTTTAGACTTATCTCCCTATATGTTGGCAGTAGCCCAAACAACTGATACCCAACAGGAAATTTCTCAATGGCTTCATGGCTTAGGAGAATCGACAGGGTTAGCGGATAACTCACTAGATTTAGTAACTCTGCAATTTGTCATTCATGAGTTGCCACGTCAAGCAACAAAACAAATCTTTCGGGAGGTATTCCGTATTCTTAAGCCTGGAGGAGTAATCGGTATTGTCGATAATAATCCCGCTTCTCCCGTAATTCAGGGTTTACCGCCTGTATTGTTTACTTTAATGAAAAGTACCGAACCATGGAGCGATGATTATTATACTTTTGATGTAGAAGCTGCGATCCAAGAAGCAGGTTTTGATTATCAAACAACTGTCGCCAGCGATCCCCGCCATCGAACCATTATCGGGATTAAACCTAATTAA
- a CDS encoding 16S rRNA (uracil(1498)-N(3))-methyltransferase, translated as MTYRLVIAPEQIQKQQIILDAQQRHYLLRVLRLVNGDRFIAMDGVGNSWMAEIVEQSAQIIESVDVGTELPVVLTLITALPKGSGYEQIVRCCTELGVSNFVPVISDRTIIKPSSNKVQRWRKIATEAAEQSERQIVPIISEPQKFTLAIGNSKSTQDKYICVARGNIPTLWNCLKTKEHQEIVIATGCEGGWTETEVAAAIAFGYQPVSLGNRILRAVTAPIVASSLVTAILESPREKT; from the coding sequence TTGACTTACCGTTTAGTTATTGCACCAGAACAAATACAGAAGCAGCAGATTATTCTGGATGCTCAACAACGGCACTATTTATTGCGGGTATTGCGGTTGGTTAATGGCGATCGCTTTATCGCGATGGATGGTGTTGGTAATTCCTGGATGGCTGAAATTGTTGAGCAGTCAGCACAGATTATTGAATCAGTAGATGTAGGGACAGAATTGCCTGTAGTTCTTACCCTGATTACCGCTTTACCTAAGGGAAGTGGTTATGAGCAAATAGTGCGCTGTTGTACGGAGCTAGGAGTTAGTAATTTTGTTCCTGTAATTAGCGATCGCACAATCATCAAACCTAGTTCTAATAAAGTTCAACGCTGGCGGAAGATTGCTACCGAAGCAGCCGAACAGTCGGAAAGACAGATTGTACCGATAATTTCTGAGCCACAAAAGTTTACCTTGGCTATTGGTAATTCAAAATCTACTCAAGATAAATATATCTGCGTCGCACGAGGAAATATTCCGACTCTCTGGAATTGCTTAAAGACCAAAGAACATCAAGAAATAGTCATTGCCACAGGATGCGAAGGGGGGTGGACAGAAACAGAAGTTGCAGCGGCGATCGCTTTTGGTTATCAACCTGTTTCTCTAGGAAATCGTATCCTCCGTGCCGTCACTGCACCAATAGTCGCGAGTTCCTTAGTTACAGCAATCTTGGAATCACCTAGGGAAAAGACTTGA
- a CDS encoding type II toxin-antitoxin system PemK/MazF family toxin, producing MPSGQLTYRRGDIYWVELDPTRGTEAKKTRACLIMQNDFGNKQSSLTIVVPFLAPKNYPFVVNVLPSNLNGLDQERGLHLSQIRAVDVSRIKTKVGEIEKTYWKDIKKAVDIQLGFNLS from the coding sequence ATGCCTAGCGGACAATTAACCTATCGACGCGGAGACATCTATTGGGTTGAATTAGACCCAACTAGGGGAACAGAAGCGAAGAAAACTAGAGCTTGCCTAATCATGCAAAACGACTTTGGTAACAAACAGAGTTCTTTGACAATTGTTGTTCCCTTTCTTGCACCCAAAAACTACCCATTTGTGGTCAATGTTCTACCTAGCAATTTAAATGGCTTAGATCAAGAAAGAGGATTACATTTAAGCCAAATTAGAGCAGTGGATGTCTCTCGAATCAAAACAAAAGTAGGTGAAATTGAAAAGACTTATTGGAAAGACATAAAAAAGGCAGTTGATATTCAATTAGGATTTAACCTAAGCTAG
- a CDS encoding aminoglycoside N(3)-acetyltransferase, whose product MDYPKQPLPFTQRSLKDDLTSCGITEGANLIIHCSLKSIGYVVGGVEALLYALLDVIGDSGTLVVPTQSWKNLDPCTGVHGVPKAWWDVIRENYPAYNRDVTPSLNMGALAELIRTHPKAKRSQHPARSFAAVGANAEAIIADHLLESPTGEQSPLSKLYELDGQVFLLGVGHDKSTSLHLAEDRASYDNKSYITESSAIMKDGQRHWVSYHILEPISDDFNEVGMAFEAQNKVRFGKVGNAETRLMSQRELVDFASVWMSAHR is encoded by the coding sequence ATGGATTATCCAAAGCAACCATTGCCATTTACACAGCGATCATTAAAAGATGACTTAACCTCTTGTGGAATCACAGAGGGAGCGAACCTTATCATTCACTGCTCGCTCAAAAGTATTGGCTATGTAGTGGGTGGCGTGGAGGCGTTACTGTATGCCCTACTTGACGTTATTGGTGACAGCGGTACGCTCGTTGTCCCTACTCAATCTTGGAAAAATCTTGACCCTTGTACAGGTGTTCATGGTGTCCCAAAGGCATGGTGGGATGTCATTCGAGAAAACTATCCTGCGTACAACAGAGATGTAACACCCTCTCTCAATATGGGCGCACTTGCCGAACTGATTCGCACACATCCCAAGGCAAAACGCAGCCAACATCCCGCCCGTTCCTTTGCTGCTGTAGGTGCCAATGCAGAGGCAATCATTGCTGACCATCTTTTAGAGTCACCTACGGGAGAACAGTCACCTCTTTCAAAACTGTATGAGCTTGACGGTCAAGTGTTTCTTTTAGGAGTAGGGCATGATAAGAGTACATCACTGCACCTTGCCGAAGATCGTGCTTCCTATGACAACAAAAGTTACATCACTGAAAGTAGTGCAATTATGAAAGACGGGCAGCGGCATTGGGTTTCCTACCATATCCTAGAACCTATTTCGGATGATTTTAATGAAGTAGGGATGGCTTTTGAGGCGCAGAACAAGGTGCGCTTTGGTAAGGTTGGCAATGCTGAGACACGATTGATGTCGCAAAGAGAGCTTGTGGATTTTGCAAGTGTCTGGATGTCTGCACACCGTTAG
- a CDS encoding SDR family NAD(P)-dependent oxidoreductase: MNIKQIENENGNEKRVALITGSTSGIGLAIAERLAADGFTIAFHSKSSIVVGRTLAQSHPDASYTQADLADQKQARRLVADVLSHHGRLDVLVNNAGISAVIPHSALKEASAEIWRNLYEVNVIAPWTLISEAENALRQSSCQEYSSCIINITSHAGVRPKGASIPYSVTKASLNHITKLLAVSLAPSIRVNAIAPGLVDTPMSENWTEAQKLWQERSPMGRGAQPYEIAQIASMLIANSYVTGEIVIADGGLNLT; this comes from the coding sequence ATGAACATTAAGCAAATTGAAAACGAAAATGGTAACGAAAAGAGAGTTGCTTTGATCACAGGTTCAACATCTGGGATTGGATTGGCGATCGCCGAGCGACTGGCAGCAGATGGCTTTACGATCGCTTTTCATTCCAAATCATCAATAGTAGTTGGCAGGACGCTAGCACAGTCTCATCCTGATGCATCTTATACCCAAGCCGATCTTGCCGATCAGAAGCAAGCCCGTCGTTTGGTTGCGGATGTATTATCTCACCACGGTCGTTTGGACGTATTGGTAAATAATGCTGGCATTAGTGCTGTAATTCCCCATTCTGCTCTGAAAGAGGCTTCCGCTGAGATCTGGCGAAATTTATACGAAGTTAATGTAATTGCACCTTGGACACTAATTTCCGAGGCGGAAAACGCTTTGCGTCAGTCATCTTGTCAGGAATATTCTAGTTGCATTATCAATATTACTTCTCATGCCGGAGTTCGTCCCAAGGGAGCCTCAATTCCTTATTCAGTTACTAAGGCATCTCTTAACCATATAACTAAGCTGCTGGCTGTAAGTCTAGCACCATCTATTCGCGTTAATGCGATCGCTCCTGGTCTTGTAGATACTCCTATGAGTGAGAACTGGACAGAAGCACAAAAACTTTGGCAAGAGCGATCGCCTATGGGTCGGGGAGCGCAACCATACGAAATCGCTCAGATAGCATCTATGCTGATTGCTAATAGCTATGTGACAGGTGAGATTGTAATTGCTGATGGCGGACTAAATCTTACTTAA
- a CDS encoding DUF924 family protein, translating into MNKSSNPDDILSFWFSEKVKPLWFKKDTEFDREIKQRFFDTYQLAKAGKLDDWRSNPESILALIILLDQFPRNMFRSSPQAFATDRQAVELTQYALEKKYEQELSTEKKVFLYMPLMHSENPENQTKCVELFANLEKEDNLKFAIKHQKIVTRFGRFPHRNKILGRESTPAEQEFLTQPGSSF; encoded by the coding sequence ATGAATAAATCTAGTAATCCTGATGATATCTTGAGTTTTTGGTTTTCCGAGAAAGTAAAACCCTTGTGGTTCAAGAAAGATACTGAATTTGATCGAGAAATAAAACAGCGTTTTTTTGATACCTATCAACTAGCTAAAGCAGGAAAATTAGATGATTGGCGTAGCAATCCCGAAAGTATTTTGGCTTTGATTATTTTATTAGATCAATTTCCCCGTAATATGTTTCGCAGTAGTCCTCAAGCTTTTGCAACAGATCGGCAAGCAGTTGAGTTAACTCAATATGCTTTAGAAAAAAAATATGAACAAGAGCTATCCACGGAAAAAAAAGTATTTCTCTATATGCCTTTGATGCACAGTGAAAATCCAGAAAACCAGACTAAATGTGTGGAACTGTTCGCTAATTTGGAAAAGGAGGATAATCTCAAATTCGCCATTAAACACCAAAAAATTGTTACTCGCTTTGGACGATTTCCTCATCGCAACAAAATATTAGGGAGAGAATCAACTCCAGCAGAACAAGAATTTTTAACTCAACCAGGTTCAAGTTTTTAG
- a CDS encoding NAD(P)/FAD-dependent oxidoreductase, giving the protein MNSTQTKQTSVPHIVIVGGGFGGLYAAKSLKDAPVKVTLIDKRNFHLFQPLLYQVATGTLSPADIASPLRVVLSKHKNTKVLLDKVIDIDPEAKKVFLEDRDALDYDALIVATGVSHHYFGNEHWQDDAPGLKTVEDALEMRRRIFMAFEAAEKEPDPEKRQALLNFVVVGGGPTGVELAGAIAEICHQSVKDDFRDIDTTQAKVLLFEGMERILPPYPEESSAQAQKALEKLGVEVQTKTLVTNIADNSVTFRQGEETKTINAHTILWAAGVKASFMGKVLADRTGAELDRAGRVMVEPDLSLKNYSDIFVIGDLANFAHQGDRPLPGVAPVAMKEGEYVAKLIMQRAEGKTMAPFAYQDFGSMAVIGQNKAVANLNIGRFSGFIAWIIWVFAHIYYLIEFDNKLIVMIQWAWNYITLGRGARLITEKSSLQLEIEPPERSDKTATKPQEPVSV; this is encoded by the coding sequence ATGAACAGCACTCAAACTAAGCAGACATCAGTTCCTCACATAGTTATCGTCGGTGGTGGTTTTGGCGGACTTTATGCAGCTAAATCTCTTAAAGATGCTCCAGTGAAAGTTACTTTGATAGATAAACGTAACTTTCACTTATTTCAACCTCTGCTCTATCAAGTAGCCACTGGCACATTGTCCCCTGCCGATATCGCTTCTCCTTTGCGGGTGGTTTTAAGTAAACACAAAAATACAAAGGTGTTGTTGGATAAGGTAATAGACATCGATCCTGAAGCAAAGAAAGTTTTCCTAGAAGATAGAGATGCATTAGACTACGATGCTTTAATTGTGGCAACGGGGGTAAGTCATCACTATTTTGGTAACGAACATTGGCAAGATGATGCCCCTGGTTTGAAAACTGTGGAAGATGCCTTAGAAATGCGTCGTCGGATCTTTATGGCATTTGAGGCAGCAGAAAAGGAACCCGATCCCGAAAAGCGCCAAGCTCTTCTCAATTTTGTCGTTGTAGGGGGTGGTCCTACTGGAGTAGAACTAGCAGGTGCGATCGCAGAAATTTGTCATCAATCAGTTAAGGATGATTTCCGTGATATCGATACTACTCAGGCTAAAGTCTTATTATTTGAGGGAATGGAGCGAATTTTGCCTCCCTATCCCGAAGAATCATCGGCACAAGCACAAAAAGCATTAGAAAAGCTTGGTGTAGAGGTACAAACTAAGACTTTAGTAACTAATATCGCCGATAATTCTGTTACTTTTCGTCAAGGTGAAGAAACTAAAACCATTAATGCTCACACTATTCTTTGGGCTGCGGGGGTAAAAGCTTCCTTTATGGGTAAGGTCTTAGCCGATCGCACTGGAGCTGAATTAGATCGAGCCGGTAGAGTCATGGTAGAACCAGACCTAAGTCTCAAAAATTACTCTGATATTTTTGTCATTGGAGATTTAGCTAACTTTGCTCATCAGGGCGATCGCCCCCTACCTGGTGTTGCCCCTGTAGCCATGAAAGAAGGGGAATACGTAGCTAAGTTAATTATGCAACGAGCCGAAGGAAAAACTATGGCGCCATTTGCATATCAAGATTTTGGCAGCATGGCAGTAATTGGACAAAATAAAGCCGTAGCCAACCTTAACATTGGCAGATTTTCTGGTTTTATCGCCTGGATAATTTGGGTTTTTGCTCACATCTACTATCTAATTGAATTTGATAACAAACTGATAGTGATGATTCAGTGGGCTTGGAATTATATTACTTTGGGCAGAGGAGCGCGCCTGATTACGGAAAAATCTTCTTTACAGTTAGAAATAGAACCGCCCGAGCGGTCAGATAAAACTGCAACTAAACCTCAAGAACCAGTATCTGTTTAG
- a CDS encoding GNAT family N-acetyltransferase, with amino-acid sequence MKLRKLSDSDFEFLLRLLTDSEVREYLGGAVPFNEAKKRVSTLLNQKPKSYWVIEVKDSPIGTVVFGEHVDSGEVELSYQLLPEYVGQGLAFKAVQEALRNNGSSLVVAETQVKNFKSRKLLARLGFKEIKRLERFGEVQAYYELRTKQ; translated from the coding sequence ATGAAACTACGGAAGCTTTCAGATAGTGATTTTGAGTTTTTATTGAGGTTGCTTACTGATAGTGAGGTAAGAGAGTATTTGGGTGGTGCAGTACCTTTCAATGAAGCTAAAAAAAGAGTTTCTACTCTTTTGAATCAGAAACCCAAAAGTTACTGGGTTATTGAGGTCAAGGACAGTCCAATTGGAACGGTCGTTTTCGGAGAACATGTGGATTCAGGAGAGGTAGAGTTATCCTACCAATTACTTCCTGAATACGTAGGTCAGGGATTAGCATTTAAAGCGGTGCAAGAAGCACTGAGAAACAATGGAAGTTCATTAGTGGTTGCTGAAACACAAGTAAAAAATTTTAAATCTAGAAAGCTATTGGCAAGGCTTGGTTTTAAAGAAATAAAAAGACTGGAAAGATTTGGCGAAGTCCAAGCGTATTATGAACTCCGTACTAAGCAATAG
- a CDS encoding Rieske (2Fe-2S) protein yields the protein MHPVLPGAPWLIAHKSMLSVNRPHKITLNGRDYVLWKNSKGEVFALDNTCPHMQAPLSEGWVCAERNTITCPFHALEFDGEGRLYRDRKPSAEALAHSLELNLVGDCVWTYGGCESRLPIPDVIERRSQGFRFVGMTGHQSVWGDFLSNLLISYDYNHFKGTHRELFKIQAIEIHNYEANDYKIKLDQKIIRQRNSSQELLINPLLGIFPQIYLNRFEYSFPSLVTLIGEFPVGKVLQVLVIYPETENRTKTFTLVYAQSNPILLAVLKKFLLRSVAELVRQDIVAVENLYPRQPPKIKLPDEEIMFYAEKLYRNWR from the coding sequence ATGCATCCTGTTTTACCCGGAGCTCCTTGGTTAATTGCTCACAAGTCAATGTTGAGCGTGAATCGACCCCACAAAATTACGCTAAATGGGCGAGACTACGTCTTATGGAAGAACTCAAAAGGAGAAGTTTTTGCCCTTGATAACACTTGTCCCCATATGCAAGCACCTCTCTCAGAAGGTTGGGTGTGTGCAGAGCGCAATACGATAACTTGTCCCTTTCATGCACTAGAATTCGACGGAGAAGGAAGACTTTACCGAGATAGGAAGCCTTCTGCTGAAGCTCTAGCTCATTCTTTAGAACTCAACTTGGTGGGGGATTGTGTTTGGACTTATGGTGGATGTGAGTCTAGATTACCCATTCCTGACGTGATTGAGAGAAGATCTCAGGGATTTCGTTTTGTGGGAATGACTGGACACCAAAGCGTTTGGGGAGATTTTTTGAGTAACCTTTTAATTAGTTATGACTACAATCACTTTAAAGGAACTCATCGCGAGTTATTTAAGATTCAAGCCATTGAGATTCACAATTATGAAGCAAATGATTACAAAATCAAGCTAGACCAAAAAATTATTAGACAAAGAAATTCATCTCAAGAGCTATTAATCAATCCGCTTTTGGGAATCTTCCCCCAGATTTACTTAAATCGGTTTGAATATTCTTTTCCCTCGTTAGTTACCTTAATAGGGGAATTTCCCGTCGGTAAAGTTTTGCAGGTTCTTGTTATCTATCCAGAAACCGAAAATCGAACCAAAACCTTTACCTTAGTATATGCTCAGTCGAATCCTATATTGCTCGCTGTGTTGAAGAAGTTTCTGTTGCGCTCAGTAGCCGAGCTAGTTAGGCAGGATATCGTTGCGGTAGAGAATCTATATCCGAGACAACCACCTAAAATCAAATTGCCTGATGAAGAGATTATGTTTTATGCTGAGAAGCTCTACCGAAATTGGAGATGA
- a CDS encoding IS1634 family transposase has translation MKGTNSERADDLPLIIHWLKQMEIASIIDRELPVPHGNRKGLSYGQLSVLFLSYVVSQSDHRLCAVEPWVEKHRQTLEIATGWNIGGKDATDDRLADLLSVIGSSENQGREKVAIQLGQSTIRAYELPTDKARSDTTSFSVYHQPTKETEGTNLLNFGYSKDRRPDLVQYRQMLATLDPMGMPLLGATLSGNGTDESHYLPTWQQLVEIIGHKDFLFLADSKGSTWNNRGKINQQGGIYCFPLAMHQPRPKLLSQWVANPPTAVQEICLNSEAESESPIGKGFEVPLGSLWYEKEHQKWHRWSERWLVVCSYALQQRQLKSLSARLSKAELALEKLAKKPPQDEVALQTKVETILKRYRVTGQILTAIEKKIGYQKVYQGAGRGSKNRPSRRVRQTTLSLTYQRCETAITHQQSIAGWRLYVTNANSQRLSLEQAVNSYREQWQPERGFHRFKRGRLPALPIYFQDEERIRGLMFLLTIALTLFTLMEFVVRRQLAVTKQSLPGLYSGNPKRTTFRPTAEQLLAAFGDLTLYLYPDGSTEISSLNSLQRQILNLMKIPESIYILPQLVPD, from the coding sequence TTGAAAGGAACTAACTCAGAAAGAGCAGATGATCTTCCTCTAATTATTCATTGGCTAAAGCAAATGGAAATAGCATCAATAATTGATCGAGAGCTACCTGTTCCTCATGGGAATCGAAAAGGATTAAGCTACGGTCAATTATCAGTCCTATTTCTAAGTTATGTAGTGAGCCAATCAGACCATCGATTATGTGCCGTAGAACCATGGGTAGAAAAACATCGGCAAACCTTAGAAATAGCAACAGGATGGAACATTGGGGGCAAAGATGCCACAGATGACCGACTAGCTGACTTATTAAGTGTCATCGGTTCATCGGAAAATCAAGGGCGAGAGAAAGTAGCAATTCAATTGGGACAAAGCACAATACGAGCTTATGAATTACCAACGGACAAAGCCAGAAGCGATACCACAAGTTTTAGTGTCTATCATCAGCCCACAAAAGAAACAGAAGGAACTAACTTGCTGAATTTTGGTTATAGTAAAGACCGCCGCCCTGATTTGGTTCAATATCGTCAAATGTTAGCTACTCTCGACCCCATGGGAATGCCTCTATTGGGAGCTACATTATCAGGAAATGGAACAGATGAATCTCATTATCTACCAACATGGCAACAATTGGTGGAGATTATTGGTCACAAAGATTTCTTGTTTCTCGCCGATTCTAAAGGCTCTACTTGGAATAATCGGGGGAAAATTAATCAACAAGGAGGAATTTACTGTTTTCCGCTAGCGATGCATCAGCCTCGTCCCAAACTGTTATCGCAATGGGTGGCTAATCCACCAACAGCAGTGCAAGAAATTTGTCTCAACTCCGAAGCCGAGTCAGAATCTCCCATTGGTAAGGGTTTTGAAGTTCCGTTGGGCAGTCTCTGGTATGAAAAAGAACATCAAAAGTGGCATCGTTGGTCAGAACGATGGTTAGTGGTTTGTTCTTATGCTTTACAACAGCGTCAACTTAAAAGCTTGTCAGCTCGTCTGAGTAAAGCGGAACTTGCCCTAGAAAAACTCGCTAAAAAACCACCACAAGATGAGGTAGCTCTACAAACCAAAGTGGAGACTATTCTGAAACGTTATCGAGTTACGGGGCAGATCTTAACTGCGATTGAGAAGAAAATTGGCTATCAAAAAGTTTATCAAGGTGCTGGTCGAGGAAGTAAGAATCGTCCCTCTCGTCGTGTTCGTCAAACTACTCTTTCCTTGACTTATCAACGTTGTGAGACCGCTATCACCCATCAACAATCCATCGCTGGTTGGAGATTGTATGTAACTAATGCTAATTCACAGCGTCTTTCTCTTGAGCAAGCTGTTAACTCTTATCGGGAGCAATGGCAACCTGAAAGAGGTTTTCATCGTTTTAAACGAGGTCGTCTTCCCGCTTTACCCATCTATTTTCAAGATGAAGAACGGATTCGAGGGCTGATGTTTTTACTAACGATCGCCCTGACTCTGTTTACCTTGATGGAATTTGTGGTTCGTCGCCAACTAGCGGTGACAAAGCAATCACTTCCTGGACTTTATTCAGGCAATCCCAAGCGCACTACTTTTCGTCCCACTGCTGAACAATTGCTAGCTGCTTTTGGCGATCTAACTTTGTATCTTTATCCTGATGGCTCTACTGAAATTAGTTCTCTTAATTCTCTTCAAAGACAGATTTTAAATCTGATGAAGATTCCTGAATCGATTTACATTCTTCCCCAGCTAGTTCCTGATTGA